The Acidicapsa acidisoli genome contains a region encoding:
- a CDS encoding (R)-mandelonitrile lyase, whose protein sequence is MEIKRIGIQASAKGPSDWFTGMVRIDPLFTAPDPARVVGAQVTFEPGARTAWHTHPLGQTLIVTSGCGRAQRWGGPIEEIRPGDVIWFAPGEKHWHGASQTTAMTHFAIQEKLDGKTVDWMEQVSEEQFGA, encoded by the coding sequence GTGGAAATTAAGAGGATCGGCATACAAGCTTCAGCAAAGGGACCTTCGGATTGGTTTACTGGCATGGTGCGGATTGATCCGCTATTCACTGCGCCCGATCCGGCGCGGGTCGTCGGCGCTCAGGTCACTTTCGAGCCCGGCGCACGCACCGCGTGGCATACACATCCGCTTGGCCAGACGCTGATTGTCACCTCGGGCTGCGGCAGGGCGCAGCGCTGGGGTGGTCCGATTGAAGAGATTAGGCCCGGCGATGTGATCTGGTTTGCGCCGGGAGAGAAGCATTGGCACGGGGCTTCGCAAACTACGGCGATGACCCACTTCGCCATCCAGGAAAAGCTGGACGGGAAGACTGTCGATTGGATGGAGCAGGTGAGCGAGGAGCAGTTTGGCGCGTAA
- a CDS encoding peptidylprolyl isomerase, which produces MIRFLQSKDNRLVKAIFIVIIGAAVITMVVTLIPGIFQTDSVTGDTYATVYPHWYSRFTFSGDTVTMTRVQEVAQQQLQRQRLPDFALPYMVQRVGQQLILQKVLLAKAASLGVQANDDDVRNFLHTGQYGEFLFPKGQFIGEEKYRQFITSQFDMSTAAFEKALGEDITVNRLRSLITAGVTVSDSEIRDQYRKQNIKIKFDYAVISSDDLRKQINPSDADLQGFFTKNAARYANAVPEERKITYFAFTADQVPGGTPKVSDQEIQAYYSAHQSEYQVPEQARSRHILIKFPGGASKTDAEAKAKADALLKQIQGGADFAELAKKNSEDPGSGAQGGELGFARHGAMVPEFDAAIFGQKIGDVKIVHSQFGYHIVQVEERQTAHTQPLSEVQPVIQSTLLRQKETQTESAYAQSLATEAAKNGLAKTAAAHHLEVVTTPSLSAQGVISGLPDGSQVIAKAFAAKQGADPAFAPSGEGFAIFQVTGVTPPHAPTFADWKDKVAKDYADERLPQLLTQKTKELADKAHALNDLAKAAKEVGATVKTSDLVGESGQVPDLGQVGTVAPDLFTLSVGSISGPIDAQRTGVVAKLLDKQEPTADEITKNLDQTREQILDQRREEVFGIFVSNAQDEFKKARLIQVNAKAAKGGVDLGQ; this is translated from the coding sequence ATGATTCGTTTCCTGCAAAGCAAAGACAATCGCCTCGTTAAGGCCATCTTTATCGTGATCATCGGCGCTGCCGTCATCACGATGGTCGTCACCCTGATCCCCGGCATCTTCCAGACCGACTCCGTGACGGGTGACACCTACGCGACCGTCTACCCGCACTGGTACAGCCGCTTCACCTTCTCCGGCGACACGGTGACCATGACCCGCGTCCAGGAAGTAGCGCAGCAGCAATTGCAGCGCCAGCGCCTGCCTGACTTCGCCCTGCCGTATATGGTGCAGCGCGTCGGCCAGCAGCTCATCCTCCAGAAGGTGCTGCTCGCCAAGGCCGCCAGCCTCGGCGTCCAGGCCAATGACGACGATGTGCGTAACTTCCTCCACACCGGCCAGTACGGCGAATTTCTCTTCCCCAAAGGCCAGTTCATCGGCGAAGAAAAATACCGCCAGTTCATCACCAGCCAGTTCGACATGTCCACTGCGGCCTTCGAAAAGGCGCTTGGCGAAGACATCACTGTCAATCGCCTGCGCTCCTTGATCACCGCCGGCGTCACCGTCAGCGACAGCGAAATTCGCGATCAGTACCGCAAGCAGAACATCAAGATCAAGTTTGACTACGCCGTCATCTCTTCCGATGACCTGCGCAAGCAGATCAACCCCAGCGACGCCGATCTCCAGGGCTTCTTCACCAAGAACGCGGCCCGTTACGCCAACGCCGTTCCGGAAGAGCGCAAGATCACCTACTTCGCTTTTACCGCCGATCAGGTTCCCGGCGGCACGCCCAAAGTCTCCGATCAGGAGATTCAGGCTTACTACAGCGCCCATCAGTCCGAGTACCAGGTGCCCGAACAGGCCCGCTCCCGCCACATCCTGATTAAGTTCCCCGGCGGCGCATCCAAAACCGATGCCGAAGCGAAAGCCAAGGCCGACGCACTCCTCAAGCAGATCCAGGGCGGAGCCGACTTCGCCGAACTCGCCAAAAAGAACTCCGAAGACCCCGGCAGCGGCGCGCAGGGCGGGGAACTCGGCTTTGCCCGTCACGGCGCGATGGTTCCTGAGTTTGACGCCGCCATCTTCGGCCAGAAGATCGGCGACGTGAAAATCGTCCACAGCCAGTTCGGCTACCACATCGTTCAGGTCGAGGAGCGCCAGACCGCGCACACCCAACCTCTCAGCGAAGTCCAGCCTGTCATCCAGTCCACCCTGCTTCGCCAGAAAGAAACCCAGACCGAATCCGCCTACGCGCAGTCCCTCGCTACCGAAGCCGCGAAGAACGGCCTGGCCAAGACCGCCGCAGCCCACCATCTGGAAGTCGTAACCACCCCGTCCCTCAGCGCGCAGGGTGTCATCTCCGGCCTGCCCGATGGTTCGCAGGTGATTGCCAAAGCATTCGCGGCCAAACAGGGCGCCGATCCGGCCTTTGCTCCCAGCGGCGAAGGCTTCGCAATCTTCCAGGTAACCGGCGTCACTCCGCCCCACGCGCCCACCTTCGCCGACTGGAAGGACAAAGTCGCCAAGGACTACGCCGACGAGCGCCTGCCCCAGTTGCTCACCCAGAAGACCAAGGAACTCGCCGACAAGGCCCACGCTCTCAATGATCTGGCAAAAGCCGCGAAAGAGGTCGGAGCCACCGTCAAAACCAGCGATCTCGTCGGCGAATCCGGTCAGGTTCCCGATCTTGGACAGGTCGGCACGGTCGCCCCGGACCTCTTCACTCTGAGCGTCGGTTCCATCAGCGGCCCCATCGACGCACAGCGCACCGGCGTCGTGGCCAAGCTCCTCGATAAGCAGGAACCAACCGCCGACGAGATCACCAAGAACCTGGATCAAACCCGCGAACAAATCCTCGATCAGCGCCGCGAAGAAGTCTTCGGGATCTTCGTATCCAACGCCCAGGATGAGTTCAAGAAGGCTCGTCTCATCCAGGTCAACGCCAAAGCCGCCAAAGGCGGCGTCGACCTCGGACAGTAA
- a CDS encoding NAD(P)-dependent alcohol dehydrogenase, with translation MYNAKAYSVASATSPFASTTIARREPTEHDVQIEILFCGICHSDLHQARNEWSGVMPTVYPCVPGHEIVGRVTKVGSAVTKFKPGDLAAVGCLVDSDGTCPECKAGFEQFCQNFTLTYNFPDKHTGGVTYGGYSESIVVKDHFVVKVPSNLDLAGAAPLLCAGITTYSPMRHWGVAKGKKVGIVGLGGLGHMGVKFAHAFGAHTVVFTTSPGKKDDALRLGADEVVISRNADEMAKHAGSFDFILDAVAADHDINAYINLLRRDGNLTMVGAPENPLAVGVFGLIMGRRSISGSPIGGLAETQEMLDFCGKHNITSDVEVIPIQKVNEAYERLLKSDVKYRFSIDMASLKSE, from the coding sequence ATGTACAACGCAAAAGCTTATTCTGTCGCGAGCGCGACATCGCCGTTTGCCTCCACCACGATTGCCCGCCGGGAACCGACCGAGCATGACGTGCAGATCGAGATTTTATTCTGCGGGATCTGCCACTCTGATCTTCACCAGGCCCGCAATGAGTGGAGCGGCGTGATGCCGACGGTTTATCCCTGCGTGCCGGGACACGAGATTGTTGGCCGGGTGACGAAGGTTGGCTCTGCTGTGACGAAGTTCAAGCCGGGAGACCTTGCGGCTGTGGGTTGCCTGGTGGACTCGGATGGCACCTGCCCTGAATGCAAGGCCGGGTTTGAGCAGTTTTGTCAGAATTTCACGTTGACTTATAACTTTCCGGACAAGCATACGGGCGGAGTTACCTATGGAGGTTATTCGGAAAGCATTGTGGTTAAGGACCACTTTGTTGTGAAGGTTCCATCGAACCTGGATCTTGCGGGCGCTGCGCCGTTGCTTTGCGCCGGGATCACGACTTACTCGCCGATGCGGCATTGGGGTGTGGCCAAGGGTAAGAAGGTCGGCATTGTTGGCCTTGGCGGACTGGGGCACATGGGCGTGAAGTTTGCGCACGCATTTGGAGCGCACACGGTTGTGTTTACCACTTCGCCGGGCAAGAAGGACGATGCGCTGCGGCTGGGAGCCGATGAGGTTGTGATTTCACGCAATGCGGATGAGATGGCAAAGCATGCGGGGAGCTTCGACTTCATTCTCGACGCCGTTGCCGCGGATCACGATATCAACGCCTACATCAACCTCTTGCGTCGCGACGGGAATCTCACGATGGTGGGCGCGCCGGAGAATCCGCTGGCGGTCGGGGTATTCGGGCTGATCATGGGACGGCGCAGCATTTCAGGTTCGCCGATTGGGGGATTGGCGGAGACGCAGGAGATGCTGGATTTCTGCGGGAAACACAACATTACTTCCGATGTTGAGGTAATTCCGATTCAGAAGGTCAACGAAGCGTACGAGCGGCTGCTCAAGTCGGATGTGAAGTATCGGTTCTCGATCGATATGGCTTCGCTCAAATCGGAATAG
- a CDS encoding GlsB/YeaQ/YmgE family stress response membrane protein, translating to MTIQSPSASLNSGLICRKSRFRPKAEHGGNGMFHILWYLIIGLLAGLISKSIMHIHMTLFWTIVLGIIGSVLGGAVTHMFSRPRNERYHPAGLIFSTLGALLILFLCYKLNIHFPTI from the coding sequence ATGACCATTCAATCTCCTTCAGCATCGCTAAACTCCGGACTGATCTGCCGAAAATCGAGATTCCGGCCGAAGGCAGAACATGGAGGCAACGGTATGTTTCACATACTCTGGTATTTAATAATCGGGCTACTCGCGGGGCTTATCTCGAAATCAATAATGCACATCCATATGACTCTCTTCTGGACAATCGTTCTCGGCATCATAGGATCGGTCCTCGGCGGCGCCGTTACCCATATGTTTTCTCGCCCGAGGAACGAACGATATCATCCAGCCGGCCTCATTTTTTCGACACTGGGCGCTCTCCTGATTCTCTTTCTTTGCTATAAGCTGAACATCCATTTCCCCACGATCTGA
- a CDS encoding AraC family transcriptional regulator, which produces MTNHKDRNGDYAVATKRDEQARQILARKIAAHAIAEGDMLTAIPGLRLYRRSQPTPCASAAYEPSLVVFVQGKKQVNVGKTTYVCDESTFLLTSVDLPVVSQVVEATEEVPLLGLILKLEMPAVREILSQQEFHVREDSADARGMAIGVTSIELLDACARLVDLIDTPQDIPFLGSLIQREIVFRLLRSPQGKHLRAIATLGEQSHRTSKAVEWLRINYAKPLRIDELAAMARMGVSTLHHQFRSLTAMSPLQYQKHVRLHVARERMLNHGLDAASAAFEVGYESASQFNREYSRFFGQPPMRDVKARRQTGSATSQA; this is translated from the coding sequence ATGACGAACCACAAAGACAGGAACGGAGACTACGCAGTTGCAACGAAAAGGGATGAACAGGCCCGCCAGATTTTGGCCCGCAAGATCGCTGCGCACGCCATTGCCGAAGGAGACATGCTCACCGCAATACCGGGCCTGCGCCTCTACCGCCGCAGCCAGCCCACCCCCTGCGCCTCAGCCGCCTACGAACCAAGTCTGGTCGTCTTCGTGCAGGGAAAAAAACAGGTCAACGTCGGCAAAACCACCTACGTCTGCGACGAGTCGACCTTCCTGCTCACCTCCGTCGATCTGCCCGTCGTCAGCCAGGTCGTCGAAGCCACCGAAGAAGTCCCATTGCTCGGCCTGATCCTCAAACTCGAAATGCCCGCCGTCCGCGAAATTCTCTCCCAGCAGGAGTTTCACGTTCGCGAGGACTCCGCCGACGCACGCGGCATGGCCATCGGGGTCACCTCCATCGAACTCCTCGATGCCTGCGCCCGCCTAGTCGACCTCATCGACACGCCGCAGGACATCCCCTTCCTCGGCAGCCTCATCCAGCGCGAAATCGTCTTCCGTCTCCTGCGCAGCCCGCAGGGAAAGCATCTCCGCGCCATCGCAACCCTGGGCGAACAAAGCCATCGCACTTCCAAGGCCGTCGAATGGCTGCGCATCAACTACGCCAAGCCCCTGCGCATCGACGAACTCGCAGCCATGGCCCGCATGGGCGTATCGACCCTCCATCATCAGTTCCGATCCCTCACCGCCATGAGCCCGCTGCAATACCAGAAGCACGTTCGCCTGCACGTAGCCAGAGAACGCATGTTGAATCACGGCCTCGACGCTGCCAGCGCCGCCTTCGAAGTCGGCTACGAAAGCGCCAGCCAATTCAATCGCGAGTACAGCCGCTTCTTCGGCCAGCCTCCAATGCGCGACGTCAAAGCCCGCCGTCAGACAGGCTCAGCAACAAGCCAAGCCTGA
- the malQ gene encoding 4-alpha-glucanotransferase — protein sequence MRFQRSTGLLMHISSLASYGGIGDLGPEAYNFLDFLAAGKQHIWQVLPLCPTGYGNSPYAGSSAFAGNPYLISLELLCDWGWISGDRIANLAGRNGNVDFEDIENRKQPLLHEAARNFLDRAPNEPQFEGQWQRFTAFCNQEASWLNDYAFYAVLRRHFNTGAWTAWPEPLRRREPAAMADATAQFGRDLATEQVLQFAFEEQWRNLRAAAAKRKIRILGDIAIFVSMDSSDVWANPGLFQLDENLHPIRVAGVPPDYFSPTGQRWGNPLYRWDVLAETGYAWWVQRIRRSCMQYDIVRLDHFRGFEAYWSIPAEEETAVKGEWIKAPGAELFDRLEHTLGPLPLVAEDLGVITPEVDALRLGQKMPGMRVLQFGFDSVEAHDHLPHRFVPGLVSYTGTHDNDTTLGWWQKTSKTTRANLESYVGPVHETPVWQLMRASSSSVAEMALVPAQDLLNLGSEARMNTPAIAGGNWSWRAPQGSWTPELAARLADLVDVTDRDNDPLTQSAGLTPSAPTTSATPA from the coding sequence ATGCGCTTTCAACGTTCGACTGGCCTTCTGATGCACATCAGCTCCCTGGCTTCCTACGGCGGAATCGGCGACCTCGGCCCTGAGGCATACAACTTCCTTGACTTTCTCGCTGCCGGCAAACAGCACATCTGGCAGGTTCTGCCGCTCTGCCCCACCGGCTACGGCAACTCTCCCTACGCCGGCAGTTCAGCCTTCGCCGGCAATCCCTACCTGATCAGCCTCGAACTCCTCTGCGATTGGGGCTGGATCTCCGGCGACCGCATCGCCAACCTCGCCGGCCGCAACGGCAATGTTGATTTCGAAGACATCGAGAACCGCAAGCAACCCCTGCTTCACGAAGCAGCCCGCAACTTCCTCGACCGCGCTCCCAATGAGCCCCAATTCGAAGGCCAATGGCAGCGTTTCACCGCCTTCTGTAACCAGGAAGCCTCATGGCTCAACGATTACGCCTTTTACGCCGTCCTCCGTCGCCATTTCAATACCGGTGCATGGACCGCCTGGCCCGAGCCGCTGCGCCGCCGCGAACCCGCGGCCATGGCCGATGCCACCGCGCAGTTCGGTCGCGACCTCGCCACCGAACAAGTCCTCCAATTCGCTTTTGAGGAGCAATGGCGCAACCTCCGCGCCGCAGCGGCCAAGCGGAAAATCCGTATTCTCGGCGACATCGCCATCTTCGTCAGCATGGATTCCTCCGACGTCTGGGCAAATCCCGGCCTTTTCCAGCTCGACGAAAACCTCCACCCCATCCGTGTCGCCGGCGTCCCGCCCGACTACTTCTCGCCCACGGGCCAGCGCTGGGGTAATCCCCTCTACCGCTGGGACGTTCTCGCCGAAACCGGCTACGCCTGGTGGGTGCAGCGCATCCGCCGCAGTTGCATGCAATACGACATCGTCCGCCTAGACCACTTCCGCGGCTTCGAAGCCTACTGGTCCATCCCCGCCGAAGAAGAAACCGCAGTCAAGGGAGAATGGATCAAAGCCCCCGGCGCGGAACTCTTCGACCGTCTAGAACACACCCTCGGCCCGCTGCCGCTCGTGGCCGAAGACCTCGGCGTCATCACCCCCGAAGTCGACGCCCTGCGCCTGGGCCAGAAAATGCCCGGCATGCGCGTCCTCCAGTTCGGCTTCGATTCCGTCGAGGCCCACGACCATCTGCCGCACCGCTTCGTCCCCGGCCTCGTCTCCTACACCGGCACGCACGATAACGACACCACCCTCGGCTGGTGGCAAAAGACCTCCAAAACCACCCGCGCCAACCTGGAATCCTACGTTGGCCCCGTCCACGAGACACCGGTCTGGCAGCTCATGCGCGCCAGCTCCTCAAGCGTCGCCGAAATGGCCCTCGTCCCTGCCCAGGATCTGCTCAACCTCGGCTCCGAAGCCCGCATGAACACCCCAGCCATAGCCGGCGGAAACTGGAGCTGGCGTGCCCCCCAAGGCAGTTGGACCCCCGAGCTGGCCGCCCGCCTCGCCGATCTCGTAGACGTCACCGACCGCGACAACGATCCACTGACCCAGTCCGCTGGTCTTACACCCTCCGCGCCAACCACTTCCGCAACGCCAGCCTGA
- a CDS encoding DUF2255 family protein, with translation MTPWKKDELRRIAEADDLHIAPFREDGKTYGTPTWIWSVAVDDALYVRGYNGTSSRWYQAAVRQKAGRITAAGMTKEVEFGPAEGPMNDGINDRIDDAYRTKYGGSPYLDPMIGKRARAATVRIMPREGNA, from the coding sequence ATGACTCCATGGAAGAAGGACGAATTGCGCAGGATTGCGGAGGCCGATGACTTGCATATAGCGCCTTTCCGTGAGGATGGGAAGACATATGGCACTCCGACATGGATATGGTCGGTTGCGGTCGATGATGCGCTCTACGTGCGGGGCTACAACGGGACAAGCTCTCGATGGTATCAGGCTGCAGTGCGGCAGAAGGCGGGACGGATCACGGCCGCGGGCATGACGAAGGAGGTCGAATTCGGTCCGGCAGAGGGTCCGATGAATGATGGCATCAATGATCGCATTGATGACGCTTACCGGACGAAATACGGTGGCAGCCCGTATCTCGATCCGATGATAGGCAAACGCGCCCGCGCTGCGACAGTCCGGATCATGCCGCGTGAAGGCAATGCGTGA
- a CDS encoding aldo/keto reductase translates to MQKRKLGSNNLEVSAIGLGCMGMSFSYKPFPEKHEAIALLRGAVERGVTFFDTAEVYGPFNNEELVGDGLAPFRGQVAIATKFGFDINPDGSHGPKGTDSSPARIRQVAEASLKRLRVDTIDLFYQHRVDPKVPIEDVAGAVKELIAEGKVKHFGLSEAGANTIRRAHAVQPVAALQSEYSLWHRTPEEEIIPMLEELGIGFVPFSPLGKGFLTGKIDENATFASTDIRSSIPRFRPEARIANQALVNLLTNVGEAKKATPAQIALAWLLAQKPWIVPIPGTTKLHRLEENIGAAAIELSENDLAQIESVASKIVVEGARYPEHLEAMTGL, encoded by the coding sequence ATGCAAAAGCGTAAGTTGGGTAGCAACAATCTGGAAGTGTCGGCGATTGGGCTTGGCTGCATGGGAATGAGCTTTTCCTACAAGCCCTTCCCGGAAAAGCATGAGGCGATTGCTCTGCTTCGTGGGGCGGTGGAGCGCGGCGTTACTTTTTTCGATACGGCTGAGGTCTATGGGCCGTTTAACAATGAAGAGCTGGTGGGCGACGGTCTTGCGCCGTTTCGCGGGCAGGTAGCGATTGCTACGAAGTTCGGATTTGATATCAATCCGGATGGGAGCCACGGCCCGAAGGGCACGGACAGCAGCCCGGCTCGGATTCGTCAGGTTGCGGAGGCTTCGCTCAAGAGGCTCAGGGTCGACACGATTGATCTCTTCTACCAGCACCGGGTCGATCCTAAAGTTCCGATTGAAGACGTGGCTGGCGCGGTGAAGGAGCTGATTGCTGAGGGCAAGGTCAAGCACTTCGGCTTGTCGGAGGCTGGCGCTAACACCATTCGCCGCGCTCATGCTGTGCAGCCGGTTGCAGCGCTTCAGAGCGAATACTCGCTTTGGCATAGGACGCCTGAGGAGGAGATCATCCCGATGCTCGAAGAGCTGGGCATCGGATTCGTCCCATTCAGTCCGCTTGGCAAAGGATTTCTGACGGGAAAGATCGACGAGAACGCTACGTTCGCCAGCACCGACATTCGGAGTTCGATCCCTCGCTTCAGGCCGGAGGCTCGGATTGCGAACCAGGCGCTGGTCAATCTTTTGACTAATGTCGGCGAAGCTAAGAAAGCTACTCCGGCGCAGATTGCGCTGGCTTGGCTGCTGGCGCAGAAGCCGTGGATTGTGCCGATTCCGGGCACGACGAAACTGCATCGGCTGGAAGAGAATATCGGGGCTGCTGCGATTGAGCTTTCGGAGAACGATCTTGCGCAGATTGAAAGCGTGGCATCGAAGATTGTCGTGGAGGGTGCGCGATATCCGGAGCACCTGGAGGCGATGACCGGACTCTAG
- a CDS encoding putative bifunctional diguanylate cyclase/phosphodiesterase, giving the protein MVTRKLSASRCDDRTQESLKPEAGCPIHVVNPDATVSHWSGTAEFANGYADSETEDLRAGKDSHGFPAIVRNEPMYGREGVIEFAVTRGKDAGVFGAKESVAGITQQLEVALGHAPAGMAIFDNAEALVFANDKFFDLLGLSKGNVRSGMGLRAIVEAGAGAQPVEALYKDFCLRREAGVQRELRRVSDTMERYISIREESLPGGGWVVVVEDISERRNSALVIEQMAHYDGLTGIPNRALFLENLMRAVAQADRGTPFALLSLELDNLNCINDTFGHPVGDELLKALARRLDQCIREGDTIARAGGDDFAIIQTGISGPNDVEALAIRVAELLREPFEICSQQVIAAVSIGIALGPQDGHDMDRILTNADLALNRAKAMRPAPYCFFDCSLDVEMASRRSIEQDLRYALLRGELEVYYQPLIDLAAGRIMGYEALLRWNHPTRGVVSPLEFISAAEDCGLIVPIGEWVLEKAIRTAALWPSNLKVAVNVSAVQLRTGVFANTVRDCLAMSGMAPKCLELEITESVLLQNCNMTLTALRELHDLGVRIALDDFGTGFSSLSCLRDFPFDRVKVDRSFIQGLPEEKHASLLVKAIVAMASGFGVAVTAEGVETLDQLRYLHSIGCTEAQGFLFGRPAQAIRLNHRYMICQES; this is encoded by the coding sequence ATGGTAACTAGGAAGTTGTCAGCCAGCCGGTGCGATGATCGCACGCAAGAATCACTCAAGCCCGAGGCTGGCTGCCCAATCCATGTTGTTAACCCGGACGCTACGGTAAGTCATTGGAGCGGGACGGCAGAGTTTGCGAACGGCTATGCAGACAGTGAAACAGAGGATTTGCGCGCGGGGAAGGACAGTCATGGCTTTCCGGCGATAGTCCGCAATGAACCCATGTACGGTCGCGAGGGAGTGATCGAGTTTGCGGTAACCCGGGGGAAAGATGCGGGCGTTTTCGGCGCAAAGGAGTCTGTTGCTGGGATAACACAGCAGCTTGAGGTTGCGCTCGGGCATGCGCCGGCAGGCATGGCGATCTTCGATAACGCTGAGGCGCTGGTGTTTGCGAATGATAAGTTCTTCGACTTATTGGGTTTGTCGAAGGGAAACGTCCGGTCTGGAATGGGACTTCGGGCTATTGTCGAGGCAGGAGCGGGGGCTCAGCCGGTCGAAGCTCTGTATAAGGACTTCTGTCTCAGGCGCGAGGCTGGCGTGCAACGTGAACTCCGCCGTGTTTCCGACACAATGGAACGCTATATCTCCATACGCGAAGAATCGCTTCCCGGCGGCGGATGGGTGGTAGTCGTTGAGGATATCTCTGAACGCAGGAACTCGGCGCTTGTGATCGAGCAAATGGCGCATTATGACGGATTGACAGGGATCCCAAACAGGGCATTGTTTCTTGAGAATCTCATGCGCGCGGTAGCGCAGGCAGATCGCGGAACTCCCTTTGCTTTGCTGAGCCTTGAGTTAGACAATCTCAATTGCATCAATGACACATTTGGCCACCCCGTTGGGGACGAGTTACTGAAGGCTTTGGCACGAAGGCTGGACCAGTGCATTCGGGAGGGAGATACGATTGCGCGCGCTGGAGGAGACGATTTTGCCATTATTCAGACAGGTATCTCGGGACCGAATGACGTGGAGGCGCTGGCCATCCGGGTTGCGGAATTGCTGCGGGAGCCTTTCGAGATTTGTTCCCAGCAAGTGATTGCGGCAGTCAGTATCGGAATAGCCCTCGGACCGCAGGACGGGCACGATATGGATCGGATTCTCACGAACGCGGACCTGGCGTTGAATCGAGCCAAGGCAATGCGTCCCGCACCGTATTGCTTTTTTGACTGCTCTTTGGATGTTGAAATGGCCTCCCGGCGATCGATTGAGCAGGATCTGCGTTATGCGCTGCTGCGTGGCGAACTGGAGGTCTATTACCAGCCGTTGATCGATCTGGCAGCGGGCCGAATTATGGGATACGAGGCTCTACTGCGTTGGAATCACCCGACTCGCGGAGTGGTTTCGCCTTTGGAATTTATCTCGGCGGCGGAGGATTGCGGGCTCATTGTACCGATTGGCGAATGGGTGCTTGAAAAGGCTATACGGACGGCTGCGCTTTGGCCGTCGAATCTCAAGGTGGCGGTCAATGTATCCGCTGTTCAGCTAAGAACCGGAGTGTTTGCGAACACAGTGAGAGATTGCCTGGCTATGTCCGGCATGGCGCCAAAATGTCTGGAGCTTGAAATCACTGAATCCGTGCTGCTCCAAAATTGCAATATGACGCTCACGGCGCTGCGGGAGCTGCACGATCTTGGCGTCCGAATCGCGCTGGACGATTTTGGGACGGGGTTTTCGTCGCTGAGTTGTTTGCGCGACTTTCCTTTCGACCGCGTGAAGGTTGATCGAAGCTTCATTCAGGGATTGCCGGAGGAAAAGCATGCAAGTTTGCTGGTTAAGGCGATCGTGGCGATGGCTAGCGGCTTTGGAGTCGCTGTAACCGCTGAGGGGGTGGAAACGCTCGACCAGTTGCGATACTTGCATTCGATCGGCTGCACCGAGGCTCAGGGGTTTCTGTTTGGGCGGCCTGCGCAAGCAATCCGATTGAACCACCGGTATATGATCTGCCAGGAAAGTTAG